The proteins below are encoded in one region of Casimicrobium huifangae:
- the pglZ gene encoding BREX-3 system phosphatase PglZ, whose translation MSLWTERILSHFTVDLTRLWVACDPDDVLLDEKLLSELRSRGFELMLYEDPFAFRAEYEERYRAAWDSGEQGPAPSLVLHLRSADANALPWDIVHHGRVVRLSLAEIFPRLAYSAVQQVEPEHFAGLFHAHQTELQSARGENESKDFILEHVYQLAPRSIRNPVDFWRELLRMHFANRSLPPLFAQHAASIIQGKGLFADLPVATWLTSKSALLRVVQDAWYRYLSKLGLDGTRTGEPPSPDYIAKIEIPFDHSDVQVLVDSMFLDGSLHPLAVHSVPAGMLSWIKAGIVQDPAALQALVLKGIDGLIETTPTAASSHKDWSEFAKRYGEILARMQGLPGTEGSASLPVLSQQIGERIKTLQAQSDERLQAWVAAKHYADLILQPVSKGPVMVHHVPRFLRHRRSAGETKLALLVFDGLAFDQWVQIRERLIATTKRFAFDEGTAFAWLPTVTSVSRQALFSGLKPREFEDSIDRTDKEESLWKTFWQNEGVNSNEVMYRRALRQINQLDALEADLIDRRPKVVGLVIDEVDERLHKERSKKDVAMWIGNWLTTGFVDRLFSMLLDKGFHIYLTADHGNVESTGVGRPNQGVIAETRGERVRVYRSEPLLADSAAAYPSTVRLDVAGLPANFMPLFAGGRTAFVPEGDQVVVHGGVSVEELIVPFVKVSYVIGTE comes from the coding sequence ATGAGCCTTTGGACGGAACGCATCCTGAGTCACTTCACGGTCGATCTCACCCGGCTGTGGGTGGCCTGCGACCCCGACGACGTGCTGTTGGACGAAAAGCTGCTAAGCGAACTGCGCAGCCGAGGCTTCGAGCTGATGCTGTACGAAGACCCATTCGCCTTCCGTGCGGAGTACGAGGAACGCTACCGCGCAGCATGGGATAGTGGTGAGCAAGGGCCAGCGCCTTCGTTGGTTCTGCATTTGCGCAGTGCCGATGCGAATGCCTTGCCGTGGGACATCGTGCATCACGGGCGTGTGGTTCGGCTCAGTCTTGCCGAGATTTTCCCCAGGCTGGCATACAGCGCGGTACAGCAAGTCGAGCCGGAGCATTTTGCCGGGCTGTTTCATGCCCACCAGACCGAATTGCAGTCTGCGCGCGGCGAGAACGAATCGAAGGACTTCATCCTCGAACACGTCTACCAGCTTGCGCCCAGGTCTATCCGTAACCCGGTGGACTTCTGGCGCGAACTGCTGCGGATGCACTTTGCCAACCGCTCGTTGCCACCGCTGTTCGCCCAACACGCGGCAAGCATCATCCAGGGCAAGGGATTATTCGCAGACCTGCCGGTCGCCACCTGGCTGACTTCCAAGAGTGCGTTGCTGCGCGTGGTGCAGGATGCGTGGTATCGCTACCTGTCGAAATTGGGGCTGGATGGCACCCGTACAGGGGAGCCGCCGTCGCCGGATTACATCGCCAAGATCGAGATTCCGTTCGACCACTCCGATGTGCAGGTGTTGGTCGATTCCATGTTTCTTGATGGCAGCTTGCATCCGCTGGCAGTGCACAGTGTTCCGGCAGGGATGCTGAGTTGGATCAAGGCCGGCATTGTTCAGGACCCGGCGGCGTTGCAGGCTTTGGTACTCAAAGGCATCGATGGTCTGATCGAGACGACGCCAACGGCAGCCTCTTCGCACAAGGACTGGAGCGAATTCGCCAAGCGTTACGGTGAAATCCTGGCCCGCATGCAGGGCCTGCCGGGCACCGAAGGCAGCGCGAGCCTGCCGGTCTTGTCTCAACAGATCGGGGAGCGGATCAAGACCTTGCAGGCGCAATCTGACGAGCGTCTGCAAGCCTGGGTCGCGGCCAAGCATTACGCCGACCTGATCCTGCAGCCGGTGAGCAAAGGCCCGGTAATGGTGCACCACGTGCCGCGCTTCTTGCGCCATCGGCGATCCGCAGGGGAAACCAAGCTCGCTTTGCTGGTTTTCGACGGGCTGGCCTTTGACCAGTGGGTGCAGATCCGCGAGCGGCTGATTGCCACCACAAAACGCTTCGCATTTGACGAGGGAACCGCGTTCGCATGGCTGCCAACCGTGACATCGGTGTCGCGCCAGGCACTGTTCTCTGGCCTGAAGCCGCGTGAGTTCGAGGACTCCATCGACCGAACGGACAAGGAGGAATCCTTGTGGAAGACGTTTTGGCAGAACGAAGGCGTCAACTCGAATGAGGTGATGTATCGGCGCGCACTGCGTCAGATCAATCAGCTCGACGCACTGGAAGCCGATTTGATCGACCGGCGCCCGAAGGTGGTGGGCCTGGTCATCGATGAGGTGGATGAGCGGCTCCACAAGGAGCGATCCAAGAAAGACGTGGCGATGTGGATCGGCAACTGGTTGACGACTGGTTTCGTTGACCGGCTGTTTTCGATGCTGCTGGACAAGGGGTTTCACATCTACCTCACGGCGGACCACGGCAACGTGGAGTCCACCGGCGTCGGCAGACCTAACCAGGGCGTGATTGCCGAGACGCGCGGCGAGCGCGTGCGGGTGTATCGGAGTGAGCCATTGCTGGCCGACTCCGCAGCGGCCTATCCCAGCACGGTCAGGCTGGACGTCGCAGGCCTTCCCGCGAACTTCATGCCCCTGTTCGCAGGCGGACGAACCGCCTTTGTGCCGGAGGGCGACCAGGTGGTGGTCCACGGCGGGGTGTCGGTCGAAGAACTGATCGTGCCCTTTGTGAAAGTCAGTTATGTGATAGGTACCGAATGA
- a CDS encoding DUF4917 family protein: MDRIEIDTWASISAESWSSLLLGNGASIAIHKEFAYPTLHSVADAKGLLATTAPIFAKLGTTDFEHVLLACWYAEHVNAALGSPSADISAAYAEVRTALVEAVHSVHPIHADVAADLQRMGAFASVFPTVVSLNYDLTLYWAMLLFNAANGSWFKDAFHGGEFQTDWEYLRRPYGPAGGATLVFYPHGSLAVARNYLGDETKLAVGAGSAGDLLDTITRRWASGHYVPVFVSEGTSQQKVAAIRRSHYLTNVYEEVLPALGEGLVVYGWSFDERDQHVLDAIAANKPKRMAVSVFTGQPDGDQQAFCHQVLKAAGRSLPATDVTFFDSRSPGCWNNP, encoded by the coding sequence ATGGACAGAATCGAAATCGACACTTGGGCAAGCATCAGCGCGGAAAGTTGGAGCTCCCTCCTTCTGGGCAACGGCGCCAGCATCGCCATCCACAAGGAGTTTGCATATCCAACACTTCACAGCGTTGCCGACGCAAAAGGGTTGCTCGCAACCACTGCGCCAATATTCGCCAAGCTCGGGACGACTGACTTTGAGCATGTGTTGCTCGCATGCTGGTATGCGGAGCACGTCAACGCCGCCCTGGGATCACCGTCTGCCGACATCTCTGCGGCTTATGCGGAAGTGCGCACGGCATTGGTCGAAGCTGTGCACAGTGTGCATCCGATACATGCCGATGTCGCCGCCGACCTACAACGGATGGGTGCGTTTGCCAGCGTTTTTCCGACCGTCGTTAGCCTGAACTACGATCTCACCCTGTACTGGGCCATGCTGCTGTTCAATGCGGCAAATGGCAGCTGGTTCAAGGATGCGTTCCACGGCGGCGAGTTCCAGACAGACTGGGAATATCTGCGGCGGCCCTATGGGCCTGCTGGAGGAGCAACATTGGTTTTCTATCCTCACGGCAGTCTTGCGGTTGCGCGTAACTACCTTGGTGATGAGACAAAGCTCGCAGTTGGGGCAGGATCTGCAGGTGACTTGCTTGACACGATCACCCGCAGGTGGGCGTCCGGGCACTATGTGCCGGTGTTCGTTAGCGAGGGAACCAGTCAGCAGAAGGTCGCTGCGATCCGCCGGAGTCACTATCTGACGAATGTGTATGAGGAGGTGCTGCCGGCGCTCGGGGAGGGTCTGGTCGTCTATGGCTGGAGCTTTGACGAACGAGACCAACATGTGCTTGATGCCATCGCGGCGAATAAGCCAAAGCGAATGGCCGTCTCGGTTTTCACTGGTCAGCCAGATGGAGATCAGCAAGCGTTCTGCCACCAAGTTCTGAAGGCTGCTGGCCGATCCTTGCCTGCCACAGATGTGACGTTCTTCGATTCGCGAAGCCCAGGTTGCTGGAACAATCCATGA